A single window of Gimesia chilikensis DNA harbors:
- the pheS gene encoding phenylalanine--tRNA ligase subunit alpha produces the protein MADNNDALVEAAVESMAAATTLAELDEVRVQYLGKKGKLRALQAELKSLSPEEKREFGKMLNSVKERIQGALNDRKEALEASEKSGPDLEMVDVTLPGVRTLPGHRHPLIATMEEVKSILLGLGFRYDDYPEVESEFFNFDALNTPDWHPARDMHDSFYTTKGNVLRTHTSAFQTRAMKQFGPPPLRAMTSGRCYRRDEIDASHFPIFHQLDVIAIDENISFADLKWVLYQVASSLFGDDVQLRFRPSYFPFTTPSAEVDVMFNGKWLEILGAGMIRPEVLEAGGVDPEKWQGFAFGLGLDRMAMIRHGITDIRYMYENEEAFLRQF, from the coding sequence ATGGCTGACAACAACGACGCGCTGGTCGAAGCAGCGGTAGAGAGTATGGCGGCTGCCACAACACTTGCCGAGCTGGATGAGGTGCGTGTCCAGTACCTGGGGAAAAAGGGAAAACTGAGAGCCCTGCAGGCCGAACTGAAATCGCTGTCTCCCGAGGAGAAGCGTGAATTCGGAAAGATGCTCAACAGCGTCAAAGAACGAATTCAGGGTGCCTTGAATGATCGCAAAGAGGCTCTGGAAGCCAGCGAGAAATCGGGGCCGGACCTCGAGATGGTCGATGTGACACTGCCCGGCGTACGCACGCTGCCGGGGCACCGCCATCCGCTGATCGCGACGATGGAAGAGGTGAAATCGATTCTGCTTGGTCTGGGATTTCGTTACGACGATTACCCGGAAGTCGAATCGGAGTTCTTCAACTTTGATGCCTTGAACACGCCCGACTGGCATCCCGCGCGGGACATGCACGACTCGTTCTACACCACCAAAGGGAACGTGCTGCGAACCCATACGTCGGCGTTCCAGACACGGGCGATGAAGCAGTTCGGTCCGCCACCCTTGCGGGCGATGACCTCGGGACGCTGTTACCGGCGGGACGAGATAGACGCGTCGCACTTTCCGATTTTCCATCAGCTGGACGTGATCGCCATTGATGAGAATATCAGTTTTGCGGATCTGAAATGGGTGTTGTACCAGGTGGCCAGCAGTCTGTTTGGTGACGACGTGCAGCTCCGGTTCCGCCCGAGTTATTTCCCGTTCACCACGCCGAGCGCGGAAGTGGATGTGATGTTCAACGGGAAGTGGCTGGAGATTCTGGGCGCGGGAATGATTCGTCCCGAAGTCCTGGAAGCCGGCGGTGTCGACCCCGAGAAATGGCAGGGCTTTGCCTTTGGCCTGGGTCTGGACCGGATGGCGATGATCCGGCACGGCATTACCGACATCCGCTACATGTATGAAAACGAAGAAGCGTTTTTACGTCAGTTCTAA
- a CDS encoding DUF1501 domain-containing protein translates to MDSLNFSRRQMLKSSACGFGYMALAGLSAEAALKSASPLASKEPHFTPRAKRVIFLFMHGGPSHVDTFDYKPRLNKEDGQRLPFKAAKNIDQSSRDNLRLMKSPWKFKQRGESGLWISELFDNVAEHADDLCVINSMHTNGQSHGQAVMKLHTGSDSLVRPSVGSWMVYGLGTENNNLPGFISICPSRGHGGVRNYGSAFLPAVFQGTAIGDADTKAKEAQIKFLANNSTSALEQRKQLSLLQAMNERHLKEVKVDNEIEGVINSYELAFRMQSEVPTLMDLSAETKETHALYGIDDKTTENFGRQCLMARRFAEAGVRYIEVALGNNRWDQHSGLKSGHERNSQQVDKPIAGLLADLKQRGLLEDTLVVWGGEFGRTPIAQGKNGRDHNPQGYTMWLAGAGVKKGHVHGATDEYGYYATRDKVHIHDLHATLLHLMGMDHKRLTYRYAGRDFRLTDVYGEVVHEIMTS, encoded by the coding sequence ATGGATTCACTGAATTTCTCCCGACGTCAGATGTTGAAGTCTTCGGCTTGCGGTTTCGGATATATGGCCCTGGCGGGCTTAAGTGCGGAAGCGGCGCTCAAGAGTGCGTCGCCGCTCGCGTCGAAGGAGCCGCATTTTACGCCGCGGGCGAAGCGGGTGATCTTTCTATTCATGCATGGCGGACCGAGCCACGTGGATACGTTCGACTATAAGCCCCGGTTGAATAAGGAGGATGGTCAGCGTCTGCCTTTCAAGGCGGCGAAAAATATCGATCAGTCATCGCGGGATAATCTGCGGCTGATGAAGTCTCCCTGGAAGTTCAAGCAGCGGGGAGAGAGTGGCCTGTGGATTTCGGAACTGTTTGATAACGTGGCGGAGCATGCGGACGATTTGTGCGTGATCAATTCGATGCACACCAACGGCCAGTCGCATGGGCAGGCGGTGATGAAGCTGCATACCGGTTCGGACAGCCTGGTGCGTCCTTCGGTCGGCTCGTGGATGGTGTATGGACTGGGGACCGAGAACAATAATCTGCCCGGGTTCATTTCGATCTGTCCTTCACGGGGGCATGGGGGCGTGCGGAATTACGGGAGCGCGTTTCTACCTGCGGTTTTCCAGGGGACGGCGATTGGCGATGCGGATACCAAAGCGAAAGAGGCGCAGATCAAGTTCCTGGCAAACAACAGCACGTCGGCCCTCGAGCAACGGAAACAGCTGTCTTTACTGCAGGCGATGAACGAACGGCATCTGAAAGAGGTTAAAGTCGATAATGAGATCGAAGGGGTGATTAACTCCTACGAGCTGGCTTTCCGGATGCAGTCAGAAGTGCCCACGCTGATGGATTTGAGTGCGGAGACGAAAGAGACGCACGCACTGTATGGGATCGATGATAAGACGACGGAGAACTTCGGGCGTCAGTGTCTGATGGCGCGACGGTTCGCCGAGGCGGGCGTGCGTTACATTGAAGTCGCGCTGGGGAACAATCGCTGGGATCAGCACAGTGGACTCAAGAGTGGTCACGAACGGAACTCGCAACAGGTCGACAAGCCGATCGCCGGTCTGCTGGCGGATCTGAAGCAGCGCGGGTTGCTGGAAGATACGCTGGTTGTCTGGGGCGGTGAATTCGGCCGGACTCCAATCGCCCAGGGGAAGAACGGCCGCGATCATAATCCGCAGGGATACACGATGTGGCTGGCAGGAGCCGGGGTGAAGAAGGGACATGTGCACGGGGCGACTGATGAGTATGGATACTATGCGACGCGTGACAAGGTGCATATCCATGATCTGCATGCGACGCTGCTGCATCTGATGGGCATGGATCACAAGCGGCTGACTTACCGTTATGCGGGCCGCGACTTCCGGCTGACCGATGTTTACGGCGAAGTCGTACATGAGATTATGACCAGCTAA
- a CDS encoding DUF3309 family protein, whose amino-acid sequence MLETILLIVLILFIIGALPTWGYSRSWGYGPSGGLGLILLIILLLVLL is encoded by the coding sequence ATGTTGGAGACCATACTTCTGATCGTTCTGATTCTGTTTATTATCGGTGCACTCCCCACCTGGGGATACAGTCGTAGCTGGGGTTACGGACCCAGCGGCGGACTGGGCCTGATCCTGCTGATCATTCTGCTGCTGGTACTCTTATGA
- a CDS encoding DUF1553 domain-containing protein, which yields MRSFLISSCLTLLVSSAVLVTDSRAADKVSVTKVSPQAGIEFFENKIRPVLVEHCYDCHSGEPDPESASFVLDSRAGMLQGGDSGKAVVPGNVKQSLILQALEHDPDFYAMPPDEKLPVAVIADFRKWIQMGAPDPRKGDVPARKQVNADQGFDFDKEREFWSFRPLTRPEVPKVKQQDWPRNDVDRFILNRLEAKSMQPAAAADRRTLVRRVYFDLTGLPPTPQQIQEFVNDPSPQAYEHLVDRLLDSPRFGETWGRHWLDLARYADSNGLDINLTFYNAWRYRDYVIQAFNEDKPYDEFIREQIAGDLLPYENDAERTRNIVATGFLVMGAKMLSERDKEKLRMDVVDEQIDVTGRAFMGMTLGCARCHDHKFDPIPMTDYYALAGIFRSTETVHGNRLNNQFVSGWMTRPLPIKPEHAAAIKKYEADLAKLETELKDDSEALKKLQGGTPQQTKLEALAGIVVDDAQAQKTGAWKESTYSKNYLGVGYVHDLNEGQGKKSIRFTPDLPAAGKYEVRFAFPANRGRAKRTPVTIHSLQGAKTVYVDQTKSGPIDGIFTSLGTFEFAAGEAGYVEVTNKDTYGYVIVDAMQFLPQFKLPKQRDVLVAQKPTGGAAAATHEKKVETLQARVQQLKADLKKLKENAPPPAPMALAVGEQPDPADYRIARRGNIHQLGDKVDRGFLTIATLKEQPAVSPKQSGRLELAEWLSRSQNPLTSRVMVNRIWKHLFGNGLVRSVDNFGHLGEQPTHPELLDYLAQRFVSEGWSMKTLIREIMVSSAYRMSSDFSADKYQKDPGNHLVWRMNRRRLSAESIRDSVLTVSGKLDLTMGGSVVSDYPEQAINPNSNKKLGSNPSEFRRSVYLPIVRGSVPSALTVFDFPAPEMLVGNRSVTTVPAQALFMMNSPFVISQAEATAERILKDEQQSDRERISQLYLTCLGREASDKEQSEALQYIDSLFGLNLKENDDKNQARQKAWASYCQILFASTEFRFLN from the coding sequence TTGCGTTCTTTCCTGATTTCCTCCTGCCTGACACTCCTCGTATCTTCCGCTGTGCTGGTGACGGATTCCCGTGCCGCTGACAAGGTGTCTGTAACGAAGGTCTCACCACAGGCGGGCATTGAATTTTTTGAAAACAAGATCCGCCCGGTACTGGTGGAGCACTGTTACGATTGCCATTCGGGGGAACCTGATCCCGAGAGTGCGTCGTTTGTGCTGGACAGTCGCGCGGGGATGTTGCAGGGGGGCGATTCCGGGAAAGCGGTCGTGCCGGGAAATGTCAAACAGAGTCTGATTCTGCAGGCGCTGGAACATGATCCCGATTTTTACGCGATGCCGCCGGATGAGAAGTTGCCCGTAGCAGTGATCGCCGACTTCCGGAAATGGATTCAGATGGGGGCACCCGATCCACGGAAGGGAGATGTGCCTGCCCGTAAGCAAGTCAACGCTGATCAGGGATTTGATTTTGACAAGGAACGTGAGTTCTGGTCGTTTCGTCCGTTGACTCGTCCCGAGGTTCCTAAAGTCAAACAACAGGATTGGCCGCGAAATGATGTGGACCGGTTCATTCTGAATCGGCTGGAAGCGAAGTCGATGCAGCCGGCAGCGGCAGCAGATCGACGTACGCTGGTGCGTCGGGTTTATTTTGATCTGACGGGACTGCCACCGACGCCGCAACAGATTCAGGAGTTTGTGAACGATCCATCGCCGCAGGCGTACGAGCATCTGGTCGATCGGCTGCTGGATTCGCCTCGTTTCGGGGAGACATGGGGGCGTCACTGGCTGGATCTGGCCCGCTATGCGGATTCGAACGGGCTGGATATTAACCTCACGTTTTACAATGCGTGGCGGTACCGGGATTATGTCATCCAGGCGTTCAACGAAGATAAGCCATACGATGAGTTCATCCGCGAGCAGATTGCCGGCGATCTGCTGCCTTACGAAAACGATGCCGAGCGGACGCGGAATATTGTGGCGACTGGTTTCCTGGTGATGGGCGCGAAAATGCTCAGCGAGCGGGATAAAGAAAAGCTGCGAATGGATGTGGTCGACGAGCAGATCGATGTGACGGGCCGGGCGTTTATGGGGATGACCCTGGGATGTGCCCGCTGTCACGATCATAAGTTTGATCCGATTCCGATGACCGATTATTACGCACTGGCGGGGATCTTCCGCAGTACGGAGACGGTGCACGGCAATCGTCTGAATAACCAGTTCGTCTCGGGCTGGATGACGCGGCCGCTGCCGATCAAGCCGGAACATGCGGCTGCGATCAAGAAATATGAAGCCGACCTGGCAAAGCTGGAAACCGAGTTGAAGGACGATTCCGAAGCCTTGAAGAAACTGCAGGGCGGAACCCCACAGCAGACCAAACTGGAAGCACTGGCGGGGATTGTCGTCGATGATGCCCAGGCGCAGAAGACCGGGGCCTGGAAGGAATCCACCTATTCCAAGAATTACCTGGGGGTCGGTTATGTGCACGACTTGAATGAAGGGCAGGGGAAGAAGTCGATTCGGTTCACTCCTGATCTGCCGGCCGCCGGGAAGTATGAAGTCCGCTTTGCCTTTCCAGCAAACCGAGGTCGCGCGAAACGGACGCCGGTGACGATTCATTCGTTACAGGGGGCGAAGACGGTTTACGTCGATCAGACGAAGTCGGGGCCGATCGACGGGATCTTCACTTCGCTGGGGACGTTTGAGTTTGCGGCCGGGGAAGCCGGTTACGTCGAGGTTACCAACAAAGACACGTACGGCTACGTGATTGTCGATGCCATGCAGTTCCTGCCGCAGTTCAAGTTGCCAAAGCAGCGAGACGTGCTGGTGGCGCAGAAGCCAACTGGCGGGGCTGCTGCAGCGACACATGAGAAAAAGGTTGAAACGTTACAGGCGCGTGTGCAGCAGTTGAAGGCGGACCTTAAGAAGTTGAAAGAGAACGCACCGCCGCCCGCACCGATGGCACTGGCAGTGGGTGAGCAGCCGGACCCTGCGGATTATCGGATTGCCCGGCGGGGGAATATTCACCAACTGGGTGATAAGGTTGATCGAGGCTTCCTGACGATTGCAACTTTGAAAGAGCAGCCCGCGGTGAGTCCGAAACAGAGTGGACGCCTGGAACTGGCGGAGTGGCTGAGCCGTTCGCAGAATCCGCTGACGAGCCGTGTGATGGTGAACCGGATTTGGAAGCATCTGTTTGGCAACGGCCTGGTGCGGAGCGTCGATAACTTCGGCCACCTGGGCGAGCAGCCAACGCATCCGGAACTTCTGGACTACCTCGCGCAGCGGTTCGTTTCGGAGGGCTGGTCGATGAAGACGCTGATTCGCGAGATCATGGTGAGCAGTGCTTACCGGATGAGTTCGGACTTCAGTGCAGACAAGTATCAGAAAGATCCGGGTAACCACCTGGTATGGCGGATGAACCGCAGACGGTTGTCAGCAGAGAGCATTCGTGATTCGGTATTGACGGTTTCCGGGAAACTGGATTTGACGATGGGCGGTTCGGTGGTCTCCGATTATCCGGAGCAGGCGATCAACCCAAACAGTAATAAAAAGCTGGGGTCGAATCCGAGCGAGTTTCGCCGGAGCGTTTATCTGCCGATTGTGCGGGGGAGTGTGCCTTCCGCGCTGACTGTGTTTGATTTTCCCGCCCCGGAAATGCTGGTGGGGAATCGATCGGTCACCACGGTGCCCGCCCAGGCGCTGTTTATGATGAACAGCCCGTTTGTGATCTCCCAGGCGGAAGCAACCGCCGAGCGGATTTTGAAAGACGAACAACAGAGTGATCGCGAGCGGATCTCACAATTGTACCTGACCTGCCTGGGACGCGAGGCAAGTGACAAAGAGCAGTCCGAGGCACTGCAGTACATCGATTCGCTGTTCGGGCTGAATCTGAAAGAGAATGACGACAAGAATCAGGCCCGTCAGAAAGCGTGGGCTTCGTACTGTCAGATTCTGTTTGCTTCGACCGAGTTTCGCTTTTTGAATTAG
- a CDS encoding saccharopine dehydrogenase family protein, with protein sequence MSQTILLIGAGKIGRMIATLLSRSGDYHVRVADRVPAALDHIQKRIPSVETRVLNAESHEELVHLMQGCTAVISALSFRENPYVARAALEAGINYFDLTEDRQTTAAVKEIADGAAEGQVFLPQSGLAPGFVTIVTKHVMDWFDEIDTVRMRVGALPQRPTNALAYNLTWSTDGLINEYCNTCEVIHNRKIKNHLPLEGLEQFTLDGNVYEAFNTSGGLGTLCDTMDGKVRELNYKTIRYPGHRELMKFLLQDLRLNERRDLLKDVMEHSIPVTFQDVVIVFCTVRGHRNGQFVEKSDLRKMYAQEINGEIWSAIQLTTGAGVCAVIDLIQQKQLEGTGLIRQEQIPFEQFIQNRFGQFYETETFALD encoded by the coding sequence ATGTCTCAAACAATCCTGCTCATCGGCGCGGGAAAGATCGGCCGCATGATCGCCACTCTGCTCAGCAGATCCGGCGACTATCATGTACGCGTCGCCGACCGCGTTCCCGCCGCTTTAGATCATATACAGAAACGAATTCCCTCAGTCGAAACACGCGTCCTCAACGCTGAGTCGCACGAGGAACTGGTGCACCTCATGCAGGGCTGCACTGCAGTTATCTCGGCGCTCAGCTTCCGGGAAAATCCTTATGTCGCCCGCGCTGCGCTCGAAGCGGGCATCAATTATTTTGATCTCACAGAAGATCGCCAGACAACGGCCGCTGTTAAAGAAATCGCCGACGGTGCCGCCGAGGGTCAGGTCTTTCTCCCCCAGTCCGGCCTGGCCCCCGGCTTCGTCACCATTGTCACCAAACATGTGATGGACTGGTTCGACGAAATCGATACCGTCCGCATGCGCGTCGGTGCCCTCCCCCAGCGGCCCACCAACGCGCTCGCCTATAACCTGACCTGGTCCACGGACGGCCTGATCAACGAGTACTGCAACACCTGCGAAGTGATTCACAATCGCAAGATTAAAAATCACCTCCCTCTCGAAGGGCTGGAGCAGTTCACACTTGATGGCAACGTCTATGAAGCCTTCAACACGTCAGGCGGGCTGGGTACGCTCTGTGACACCATGGATGGCAAGGTCCGTGAACTGAATTACAAAACGATACGCTATCCCGGCCATCGCGAACTCATGAAGTTCCTGCTGCAGGATTTAAGACTCAATGAACGCCGCGATCTGCTCAAGGACGTCATGGAACACTCGATCCCCGTCACCTTCCAGGACGTGGTTATCGTCTTCTGCACCGTCCGCGGTCACCGCAACGGTCAGTTCGTCGAAAAGAGTGACCTGCGTAAGATGTACGCTCAGGAAATCAACGGCGAAATCTGGAGCGCCATTCAGCTCACCACCGGAGCCGGCGTCTGTGCCGTCATCGATCTGATTCAACAGAAACAGCTGGAAGGTACCGGCCTGATCCGACAGGAACAGATCCCCTTCGAACAGTTCATCCAGAACCGCTTTGGACAGTTTTACGAAACCGAAACCT
- a CDS encoding Gfo/Idh/MocA family protein, with protein sequence MDRRTFLQGSAAGLATLSLDQVAKAAASERIRVGMIGAGGRAAALNRHFAENPQAEIVTIAEIDSARLGNTVDTVTKLQGKQPEVIRDFRHLLDDNSLDAIVVGTPDHWHAIPTILACQAGKDVYVEKPDGHNIIEGQRMVAAMKKHNRVVQLGSQHRSTERLKSALAYIRSGALGRCLVAKAWESTRQGNIGYPPDSTPPDTVDYDMWLGSAKKRPFNKNRFHGRWRWFHDYGTGDLGNDGVHRLDMAFAALNAACEAQGDAAISLPSKISATGGKWYFDDMQEWPDTLQVTYEYQSDTPKILTYEMRIWAPYHYHGESEGAVIYGDKAHMTIGNSRWRVYGERGKLIKEVKGDSDAGPHVANFLDCIKTRSKPACDLETVGHPASILCHAGNIAARVGRTLTLDPQTETFKNDDAANQLRGREEWRKPWVLPEV encoded by the coding sequence ATGGACCGCAGGACGTTTCTACAGGGTTCAGCCGCCGGGCTGGCCACTCTCTCCCTGGATCAGGTTGCTAAAGCCGCCGCCAGCGAACGCATCCGCGTCGGCATGATCGGTGCCGGCGGTCGCGCTGCCGCTCTCAACCGTCACTTCGCGGAAAATCCCCAGGCCGAAATCGTCACCATCGCCGAGATCGATTCCGCCCGCCTCGGTAACACCGTGGACACCGTCACCAAACTGCAGGGCAAACAACCAGAGGTCATCCGCGATTTCCGTCACCTGCTCGACGACAACAGTCTCGACGCCATCGTGGTCGGCACTCCCGATCACTGGCACGCCATCCCCACGATCCTCGCCTGCCAGGCCGGCAAAGATGTCTACGTCGAAAAGCCGGACGGACACAACATCATCGAAGGCCAGCGGATGGTCGCCGCCATGAAAAAACACAACCGCGTCGTGCAACTGGGCTCTCAGCATCGGTCCACCGAACGCCTGAAGTCGGCCCTCGCCTACATCCGCAGCGGCGCCCTTGGTCGCTGCCTCGTCGCCAAAGCCTGGGAAAGCACCCGGCAGGGAAACATCGGCTACCCGCCCGACAGCACGCCCCCCGACACCGTCGATTACGACATGTGGCTCGGATCTGCCAAAAAACGCCCCTTCAACAAAAACCGCTTCCATGGCCGCTGGCGCTGGTTCCACGATTATGGCACCGGCGACCTGGGCAACGACGGCGTACATCGTCTCGACATGGCCTTCGCCGCGCTCAATGCCGCTTGTGAAGCACAAGGCGACGCCGCGATTTCGCTCCCCTCCAAAATTTCCGCGACCGGCGGCAAATGGTACTTCGACGACATGCAGGAATGGCCCGACACTCTGCAAGTCACCTACGAATACCAGAGCGATACGCCCAAGATACTCACCTACGAAATGAGGATCTGGGCCCCCTACCATTACCACGGCGAATCAGAAGGCGCCGTCATCTACGGCGACAAAGCCCACATGACCATCGGCAATAGCCGCTGGCGCGTTTACGGTGAGCGCGGCAAGCTGATCAAGGAAGTCAAAGGGGACAGCGACGCCGGCCCGCACGTGGCCAACTTTCTCGACTGCATCAAGACCCGCAGCAAACCGGCCTGCGATCTGGAAACAGTAGGTCACCCGGCCTCCATCCTCTGCCACGCCGGCAACATCGCCGCCCGCGTCGGCCGCACACTGACTCTCGATCCCCAAACCGAAACCTTCAAAAACGACGACGCCGCCAACCAGCTCCGCGGCCGAGAAGAATGGCGCAAACCCTGGGTCCTGCCCGAAGTGTGA